A genomic segment from Pseudomonas sessilinigenes encodes:
- the nuoN gene encoding NADH-quinone oxidoreductase subunit NuoN gives MDFTIQHFIALAPLLITSATLVVVMLAIAWRRNHSQTFLLSVAGLNLALLSIFPVLKVAPLAVTPLLQIDQFACLYMALILVATLACVTLAHAYLGDGGSGYPGNREELYLLILLAAAGGLVLVSAQNLAGLFIGLELLSVPVYGLVAYAFFNKRSLEAGIKYMVLSAAGSGFLLFGMALLYAEAGSLSFSGIGHALAATGLPSPLAQLGLGMMLIGLAFKLSLVPFHLWTPDVYEGAPAPVAAFLATASKVAVFAVLVRLFQLSPVASSGVLSNVLTVIAIASILVGNLLALTQSNLKRLLGYSSIAHFGYLLIALVASKGLAMEAIGVYLVTYVITSLGAFGVITLMSSPYKGRDADALYEYRGLFWRRPYLTAVLTVMMLSLAGIPLTAGFIGKFYIIATGVEAHQWWLVGSLILGSAIGVFYYLRVMVTLYLIEPNLRRVDAQLHWEQKAGGVMLLAIAVLAFFLGVYPQPLLTLVQHSGLAG, from the coding sequence ATGGACTTTACGATTCAACACTTTATCGCCCTGGCGCCGCTGTTGATCACCAGCGCCACCCTTGTGGTGGTGATGTTGGCGATCGCCTGGCGTCGCAACCACTCCCAGACCTTCCTCCTCTCGGTGGCGGGTCTGAACCTGGCATTGCTGTCGATCTTCCCGGTGCTGAAAGTGGCACCCTTGGCGGTCACGCCGCTGTTGCAGATCGACCAGTTCGCCTGCCTGTACATGGCCCTGATCCTGGTGGCCACCCTGGCCTGCGTCACCCTGGCCCACGCCTACCTGGGCGATGGTGGCAGCGGTTACCCGGGCAACCGCGAAGAGCTGTACCTGCTGATCCTCCTGGCCGCCGCCGGTGGCCTGGTGCTGGTCAGCGCGCAGAACCTGGCCGGCCTGTTCATCGGCCTGGAACTGCTGTCGGTACCGGTCTACGGCCTGGTGGCCTATGCCTTCTTCAACAAGCGCTCCCTGGAAGCCGGCATCAAGTACATGGTGCTGTCGGCCGCCGGCTCGGGCTTCCTGTTGTTCGGCATGGCCCTGCTCTACGCAGAAGCCGGCAGCCTGAGCTTCAGTGGCATCGGCCATGCCCTGGCGGCCACCGGCCTGCCAAGCCCGCTGGCGCAACTGGGCCTGGGCATGATGCTGATCGGCCTGGCGTTCAAGCTGTCGCTGGTGCCCTTCCACCTGTGGACCCCGGACGTCTACGAAGGAGCCCCGGCTCCGGTGGCGGCCTTCCTGGCCACCGCCAGCAAGGTCGCGGTGTTCGCCGTGCTGGTGCGCTTGTTCCAGCTGTCGCCAGTGGCCAGCAGCGGCGTCCTGAGCAACGTCCTGACCGTGATCGCCATTGCCTCGATCCTGGTGGGTAACCTGCTGGCACTGACCCAGAGCAACCTCAAGCGCCTGCTGGGTTACTCGTCCATCGCCCACTTCGGTTACCTGCTGATCGCCCTGGTGGCGAGCAAGGGCCTGGCGATGGAAGCCATCGGCGTGTACCTGGTCACCTACGTGATCACCAGCCTCGGCGCCTTCGGCGTGATCACCCTGATGTCCTCGCCCTACAAAGGTCGCGACGCCGACGCCCTGTACGAGTACCGCGGCCTGTTCTGGCGCCGTCCGTACCTGACCGCCGTGCTCACCGTGATGATGCTGTCCCTGGCCGGTATCCCGCTGACCGCGGGCTTCATCGGCAAGTTCTACATCATCGCCACCGGTGTCGAAGCGCACCAATGGTGGCTGGTAGGCTCGCTGATCCTGGGTAGCGCCATCGGCGTGTTCTACTACCTGCGCGTGATGGTCACCCTGTACCTGATCGAGCCGAACCTGCGTCGCGTCGATGCCCAGCTGCACTGGGAACAGAAAGCCGGTGGCGTCATGCTGCTGGCCATCGCGGTGCTGGCGTTCTTCCTCGGCGTGTACCCGCAGCCACTGCTGACCCTGGTCCAGCATTCCGGCCTGGCGGGCTGA
- the nuoL gene encoding NADH-quinone oxidoreductase subunit L encodes MNLLFLTFVFPLIGFLLLSFSRGRFSENLSALIGVGSVGLSAATAAYVIWQFNVAPPAGGAYSQLLWQWMSVDGFAPNFTLYLDGLSVTMLGVVTGVGFLIHLFASWYMRGEAGYSRFFSYTNLFIASMLFLILGDNLLFIYFGWEGVGLCSYLLIGFYYSNRNNGNAALKAFIVTRIGDVFMAIGLFILFQQLGTLNVQELLVAAPQKFQAGDFWITLATLMLLGGAVGKSAQLPLQTWLADAMAGPTPVSALIHAATMVTAGVYLIARTHGLFTLAPEILHLVGLVGGVTLVLAGFAALVQTDIKRILAYSTMSQIGYMFLALGVGAWDGAIFHLMTHAFFKALLFLASGAVIVACHHEQNIFKMGGLWKKLPLAYASFIVGGAALAALPLVTAGFYSKDEILWEAFASGNQGLLYAGLVGAFMTSLYTFRLIFIAFHGEAKTEAHAGHGISHWLPLVVLIVLSTGIGAMITPPLHDVLPLSAGHAGGEAKHSLEIASGAIALAGILLAALLFLGKRRVVTAIANSGIGRLLSAWWFAAWGFDWIYDKLFVKPYLAISHVLRKDPLDQTIGLIPRMAKGGHNSLSRTETGQLRWYAASMAAGAVLVIGAIVLVAV; translated from the coding sequence ATGAACCTTCTCTTCCTGACTTTCGTCTTCCCCCTGATCGGCTTCCTGCTGCTGTCGTTCTCCCGCGGGCGGTTCTCGGAGAACCTGTCCGCGCTGATCGGCGTAGGCTCGGTAGGCCTCTCGGCCGCCACCGCCGCCTACGTGATCTGGCAGTTCAATGTCGCCCCGCCAGCAGGCGGCGCGTACAGCCAGCTGCTATGGCAGTGGATGTCGGTGGACGGCTTCGCGCCGAACTTCACCCTGTACCTGGATGGCCTGTCGGTGACCATGCTCGGCGTGGTCACCGGCGTCGGCTTCCTGATCCACCTCTTCGCGTCCTGGTACATGCGTGGCGAAGCCGGCTACTCGCGGTTCTTCTCCTACACCAACCTGTTCATCGCCAGCATGCTGTTCCTGATCCTCGGCGATAACCTGCTGTTCATCTACTTCGGTTGGGAAGGCGTGGGCCTGTGCTCGTACCTGTTGATCGGTTTCTACTACAGCAACCGCAACAACGGTAACGCCGCACTCAAGGCCTTCATCGTCACCCGTATCGGCGACGTGTTCATGGCCATCGGCCTGTTCATCCTGTTCCAGCAACTGGGCACCCTGAACGTCCAGGAACTGCTGGTGGCAGCGCCGCAGAAGTTCCAGGCAGGTGACTTCTGGATCACCCTGGCGACCCTGATGCTGCTCGGCGGCGCGGTCGGTAAATCGGCCCAGCTGCCGCTGCAGACCTGGTTGGCGGACGCGATGGCAGGCCCGACCCCGGTTTCGGCACTGATCCACGCCGCGACCATGGTGACCGCGGGTGTCTACCTGATCGCCCGTACCCACGGCCTGTTCACCCTGGCGCCGGAAATCCTGCACCTGGTGGGCCTGGTCGGCGGCGTGACCCTGGTACTGGCCGGCTTCGCCGCGCTGGTACAGACCGACATCAAGCGCATCCTCGCCTACTCGACCATGAGCCAGATCGGCTACATGTTCCTGGCCCTGGGCGTGGGTGCCTGGGATGGCGCGATCTTCCACCTGATGACCCACGCCTTCTTCAAGGCCCTGCTGTTCCTGGCCTCCGGTGCGGTGATCGTGGCCTGCCACCACGAGCAGAACATCTTCAAGATGGGCGGCCTGTGGAAGAAACTGCCCCTGGCCTACGCCAGCTTCATCGTCGGTGGTGCGGCCCTGGCGGCCCTGCCTCTGGTGACCGCCGGCTTCTACTCCAAGGACGAGATCCTCTGGGAAGCCTTCGCCAGCGGCAACCAAGGCCTGCTGTATGCCGGCCTGGTGGGTGCGTTCATGACCTCGCTGTACACCTTCCGCCTGATCTTCATCGCCTTCCACGGTGAAGCCAAGACCGAAGCCCACGCCGGCCACGGCATTTCCCACTGGCTGCCGCTGGTGGTGCTGATCGTGCTGTCCACCGGTATCGGCGCGATGATCACTCCGCCCCTGCACGACGTGCTGCCTCTGAGCGCCGGCCATGCTGGCGGCGAAGCCAAGCACAGCCTGGAAATCGCCTCGGGCGCCATCGCCCTGGCCGGTATCCTGCTGGCTGCCCTGTTGTTCCTTGGCAAGCGTCGCGTGGTAACCGCCATCGCCAACAGCGGCATCGGGCGTCTGCTCTCGGCCTGGTGGTTCGCCGCCTGGGGCTTCGACTGGATCTACGACAAACTGTTCGTCAAGCCATACCTGGCGATCAGCCATGTACTGCGCAAGGACCCGCTCGATCAGACCATCGGTTTGATCCCGCGTATGGCCAAGGGGGGCCACAACTCCCTGAGCCGTACCGAAACCGGTCAACTGCGTTGGTACGCCGCTTCGATGGCCGCCGGTGCCGTGCTGGTCATCGGTGCCATTGTGCTGGTAGCGGTCTGA
- the nuoM gene encoding NADH-quinone oxidoreductase subunit M, whose product MILPWLILIPFIGGLLCWLGERFGATLPRWIALLTMTLELALGLWLWAHGNYSFAPAPGADPTWAIEFKHQWIQRFGINVHLALDGLSLLMILLTGLLGILSVLCSWKEIERHVGFFHLNLMWILGGVVGVFLALDLFMFFFFWEMMLVPMYFLIALWGHSSADGKKTRIYAATKFFIFTQASGLIMLVAILGLVLVNFNNTGVITFDYAQLLKTKMSTATEYILMLGFFIAFAVKLPVVPFHSWLPDAHAQAPTAGSVDLAGILLKTAAYGLLRFALPLFPNASAEFAPIAMTLGLIGIFYGAFLAFAQTDIKRLIAFSSVSHMGFVLIGIYSGSQQALQGAVIQMLAHGVSAAALFILSGQLYERTHTRDMREMGGLWSRIAYLPAISLFFAAASLGLPGTGNFVGEFLILIGTFVSAPWITAIATSGLVFGSVYSLIMIHRAYFGPSKSDAVLHGMDARELIMVLGLAVLLIYIGVYPQPFLDTSAATMHGVQQWLSTAFTQLASAR is encoded by the coding sequence ATGATTCTGCCTTGGCTAATCCTGATCCCCTTCATCGGCGGCCTGCTGTGCTGGCTGGGTGAGCGCTTCGGCGCCACCCTCCCCCGCTGGATTGCGCTGTTGACCATGACCCTGGAACTCGCCCTCGGCCTCTGGCTGTGGGCCCACGGTAACTATTCATTTGCTCCGGCGCCTGGCGCCGATCCAACTTGGGCCATCGAGTTCAAGCACCAGTGGATCCAGCGCTTCGGCATCAACGTGCACCTGGCCCTGGACGGCCTGTCGCTGTTGATGATCCTGCTGACCGGCCTGCTGGGTATCCTCTCGGTACTCTGCTCCTGGAAAGAAATCGAGCGTCACGTGGGCTTCTTCCACCTGAACCTGATGTGGATCCTGGGCGGCGTTGTCGGCGTGTTCCTGGCGCTGGACCTGTTCATGTTCTTCTTCTTCTGGGAAATGATGCTGGTGCCGATGTACTTCCTCATCGCGCTCTGGGGTCATAGCTCGGCCGATGGCAAGAAGACCCGGATCTACGCGGCGACCAAGTTCTTCATCTTCACCCAGGCTTCCGGCCTGATCATGTTGGTGGCGATCCTGGGCCTGGTGCTGGTCAACTTCAACAACACCGGGGTGATCACCTTCGATTACGCCCAGTTGCTGAAGACCAAGATGTCCACCGCCACCGAGTACATCCTGATGCTCGGCTTCTTCATCGCCTTCGCGGTGAAGCTGCCGGTGGTGCCGTTCCACTCCTGGCTGCCTGACGCTCACGCCCAGGCACCGACCGCCGGTTCCGTGGACCTGGCCGGTATCCTGCTCAAGACCGCGGCCTATGGCCTGCTGCGCTTCGCCCTGCCGTTGTTCCCCAACGCTTCGGCGGAGTTCGCACCGATCGCCATGACCCTGGGCCTGATCGGCATCTTCTACGGTGCCTTCCTGGCCTTCGCCCAGACCGACATCAAGCGCCTGATCGCCTTCTCCAGCGTGTCCCACATGGGCTTCGTGCTGATCGGCATCTACTCCGGCAGCCAGCAAGCCCTGCAAGGCGCGGTGATCCAGATGCTGGCCCACGGTGTTTCGGCAGCCGCGCTGTTTATCCTCAGCGGCCAGCTGTACGAGCGCACCCATACTCGCGACATGCGTGAAATGGGCGGCCTGTGGTCGCGTATCGCCTACCTGCCGGCCATCAGCCTGTTCTTCGCAGCCGCCTCCCTGGGCCTGCCGGGCACCGGCAACTTCGTCGGCGAGTTCCTGATCCTGATCGGTACCTTCGTCAGCGCGCCATGGATCACCGCGATCGCCACCTCTGGCCTGGTGTTCGGCTCGGTCTACTCGCTGATCATGATCCACCGTGCCTACTTCGGCCCGTCCAAGTCGGATGCGGTGCTGCACGGCATGGATGCTCGCGAACTGATCATGGTGCTGGGACTGGCGGTACTGCTGATCTACATCGGCGTGTACCCGCAACCGTTCCTCGATACCTCTGCCGCCACCATGCATGGCGTGCAGCAATGGCTCAGCACCGCCTTCACTCAACTCGCTTCGGCCCGGTAA
- the nuoG gene encoding NADH-quinone oxidoreductase subunit NuoG, translated as MATIHVDGKALEVNGADNLLQACLSLGLDIPYFCWHPALGSVGACRQCAVKQYTDENDTRGRIVMSCMTPASDGTWISIEDEESKAFRASVVEWLMTNHPHDCPVCEEGGHCHLQDMTVMTGHNERRYRFTKRTHQNQELGPFIAHEMNRCIACYRCVRYYKDYAGGTDLGVYGAHDNVYFGRVEDGVLESEFSGNLTEVCPTGVFTDKTHSERYNRKWDMQFSPSICHGCSSGCNISPGERYGELRRIENRFNGSVNQYFLCDRGRFGYGYVNRKDRPRQPRLADGTQLNLDQALDQAADLLRGRNIVGIGSPRASLESNYALLELVGAEHFYSGIEASELERIRLAMQVLKDSPLPIPNLREVEDHDAVFVLGEDLTQTAARMALALRQSVKGKAEEMADAMRVQPWLDAAVKNIGQHALNPLFIASLAATRLDDVAEECVHAAPDDLARIGFAVAHAIDASAPAVEGLDREAQELAQRIADALLAAKRPLIVSGTSLGSKALIEAAANIAKALKLRDKAGSISLVVPEANSLGLAMLGGESVDAALQAVIDGRADAIVVLENDLYTRTDAAKVDAALSAAKVVIVADHQQTATVERAHLVLSAASFAEGDGTLVSQEGRAQRFFQVFDPTYLDASIMVHEGWRWLHALRSTLLNKPVDWTQLDQVTAACAASNTQLASIVDAAPSAAFRIKGMKLAREPLRYSGRTAMRANQSVHEPRTPQDPDTAFAYSMEGYSGSAEPRSQVPFAWSPGWNSPQAWNKFQDEVGGHLRAGDPGTRLIESQGDRLSWFASAPKAFSPAQGTWQAVPFYHLFGSEENSSKAAPVQERIPAAYVALAKSEADRLGVNDGAMLALNLAGQTLRLPLRINEELGAGLVALPVGLAGIPPAFAGFSVDGLQEAAQ; from the coding sequence ATGGCCACTATCCACGTAGACGGCAAAGCGCTCGAAGTCAACGGTGCGGACAACCTGCTACAGGCTTGTCTGTCACTCGGCCTCGACATCCCCTATTTCTGCTGGCACCCGGCGCTCGGTAGCGTCGGCGCCTGCCGGCAGTGTGCGGTCAAGCAGTACACCGACGAGAACGACACCCGCGGTCGTATCGTCATGTCCTGCATGACCCCTGCCTCCGACGGCACCTGGATCTCCATCGAAGACGAGGAGTCCAAGGCGTTTCGCGCCAGCGTCGTCGAATGGCTGATGACCAACCACCCGCACGACTGCCCAGTGTGCGAGGAAGGCGGTCACTGCCACCTGCAGGACATGACGGTAATGACCGGCCACAACGAGCGCCGCTACCGTTTCACCAAGCGTACCCACCAGAACCAGGAGCTCGGCCCGTTCATCGCCCACGAGATGAACCGCTGCATCGCCTGCTATCGCTGCGTGCGCTACTACAAGGATTACGCTGGCGGCACCGACCTGGGTGTCTACGGCGCCCACGACAACGTGTACTTCGGTCGCGTCGAAGATGGCGTGCTGGAAAGCGAATTCTCCGGCAACCTCACCGAGGTCTGCCCGACCGGTGTGTTCACCGACAAGACCCACTCCGAGCGCTACAACCGCAAGTGGGACATGCAGTTCTCGCCGAGCATCTGCCATGGCTGCTCCAGCGGCTGCAACATCAGCCCCGGCGAGCGCTACGGTGAACTGCGACGCATCGAGAACCGCTTCAACGGTTCGGTCAACCAGTACTTCCTCTGCGACCGTGGCCGCTTCGGTTATGGCTACGTCAATCGCAAGGACCGCCCTCGCCAGCCACGCCTGGCCGACGGCACCCAGCTGAACCTGGACCAGGCCCTGGACCAGGCTGCCGACCTGCTGCGCGGACGCAACATCGTCGGTATCGGCTCGCCACGCGCCAGCCTGGAAAGCAACTATGCGTTGCTGGAACTGGTCGGCGCCGAGCACTTCTACTCTGGCATCGAAGCCAGCGAGCTGGAGCGCATCCGCCTGGCGATGCAAGTGCTCAAGGACAGCCCGCTGCCGATTCCCAACCTGCGTGAAGTCGAAGACCACGACGCGGTGTTCGTCCTCGGCGAGGACCTGACCCAGACCGCCGCCCGCATGGCACTGGCCCTGCGCCAGTCGGTCAAGGGCAAGGCCGAGGAAATGGCCGACGCCATGCGCGTCCAGCCATGGCTCGACGCCGCGGTGAAGAACATCGGCCAGCACGCGCTGAACCCGCTGTTCATCGCCAGCCTGGCTGCAACCCGCCTCGACGACGTCGCTGAAGAGTGTGTGCACGCCGCTCCCGACGACCTGGCCCGCATCGGCTTCGCCGTGGCCCACGCCATAGACGCCAGCGCGCCGGCAGTGGAAGGCCTGGACCGCGAAGCCCAGGAACTGGCCCAGCGCATCGCCGATGCCCTGCTGGCAGCCAAGCGCCCGCTGATCGTGTCCGGTACCTCCCTGGGCTCCAAGGCACTGATCGAGGCCGCGGCCAACATCGCCAAGGCCCTGAAGCTGCGCGACAAGGCCGGCTCCATCAGCCTGGTGGTGCCAGAGGCCAACAGCCTCGGCCTGGCCATGCTTGGTGGCGAATCGGTGGACGCGGCCCTGCAAGCGGTGATCGACGGCCGTGCCGACGCCATCGTGGTCCTGGAAAACGACCTGTACACCCGCACCGACGCCGCCAAGGTGGATGCCGCATTGAGCGCCGCCAAGGTGGTGATCGTGGCCGACCACCAGCAGACCGCTACCGTGGAACGCGCGCACCTGGTGCTGTCCGCAGCGAGCTTCGCCGAAGGCGATGGCACCCTGGTCAGCCAGGAAGGCCGCGCCCAGCGCTTCTTCCAGGTCTTCGACCCGACCTACCTGGACGCCAGCATCATGGTCCACGAAGGCTGGCGCTGGCTGCACGCCCTTCGCAGCACCCTGCTGAACAAGCCGGTGGACTGGACCCAGCTGGACCAGGTAACCGCTGCCTGCGCCGCGAGCAACACGCAACTGGCCAGCATCGTCGATGCCGCGCCGTCCGCTGCGTTCCGCATCAAGGGCATGAAGCTGGCCCGCGAACCGCTGCGCTACAGCGGCCGGACCGCCATGCGCGCCAACCAGAGCGTGCACGAACCGCGTACTCCGCAAGACCCGGATACCGCCTTCGCCTACTCCATGGAAGGTTACTCGGGCTCCGCCGAGCCGCGTTCGCAAGTGCCATTCGCCTGGTCGCCGGGCTGGAACTCGCCGCAAGCCTGGAACAAGTTCCAGGACGAAGTCGGCGGCCACCTGCGCGCCGGTGATCCGGGTACCCGCCTGATCGAAAGCCAGGGCGATCGCCTGAGCTGGTTCGCCAGCGCACCGAAGGCCTTCTCCCCGGCCCAGGGCACCTGGCAGGCCGTGCCGTTCTACCACCTGTTCGGCAGCGAGGAGAACTCCTCGAAGGCCGCTCCGGTACAAGAACGCATTCCAGCCGCCTACGTGGCCCTGGCCAAGTCCGAGGCCGACCGCCTGGGTGTCAACGATGGCGCCATGCTCGCGTTGAACCTGGCTGGCCAGACCCTGCGCCTGCCACTGCGGATCAACGAAGAGCTGGGTGCTGGCCTGGTGGCCTTGCCAGTCGGTCTGGCCGGGATTCCTCCGGCGTTCGCAGGCTTTTCCGTTGACGGTCTGCAGGAGGCGGCGCAATGA
- the nuoI gene encoding NADH-quinone oxidoreductase subunit NuoI — MFKYIGDIVKGTGTQLRSLVMVFGHGFRKRDTLQYPEEPVYLPPRYRGRIVLTRDPDGEERCVACNLCAVACPVGCISLQKAETEDGRWYPDFFRINFSRCIFCGLCEEACPTTAIQLTPDFEMAEFKRQDLVYEKEDLLISGPGKNPDYNFYRVAGMAIAGKPKGTAQNEAEPINVKSLLP; from the coding sequence ATGTTCAAATATATTGGCGACATCGTGAAGGGTACTGGTACCCAGTTGCGCAGCCTGGTCATGGTCTTCGGCCATGGCTTTCGCAAGCGCGACACCCTGCAATACCCGGAAGAGCCGGTGTACCTGCCGCCCCGCTACCGTGGTCGCATCGTACTGACCCGCGATCCCGACGGCGAAGAGCGCTGCGTAGCCTGCAACCTGTGCGCGGTGGCCTGCCCGGTGGGCTGCATCTCGCTGCAAAAAGCTGAAACCGAAGACGGTCGCTGGTACCCGGACTTCTTCCGCATCAACTTCTCGCGCTGCATTTTCTGTGGTCTCTGCGAGGAAGCCTGTCCGACCACCGCGATCCAGCTGACACCGGATTTCGAGATGGCCGAGTTCAAACGTCAGGACCTGGTTTACGAGAAGGAAGATCTGCTGATCTCCGGTCCCGGAAAGAACCCTGATTACAACTTCTATCGTGTTGCAGGTATGGCCATTGCCGGTAAGCCCAAAGGCACCGCGCAGAACGAAGCCGAGCCGATCAACGTGAAGAGCTTGCTGCCTTAA
- the nuoJ gene encoding NADH-quinone oxidoreductase subunit J gives MEFAFYFASGVAVVSTLRVVTNTNPVHALLYLIISLIAVAMTFFSLGAPFAGALEVIAYAGAIMVLFVFVVMMLNLGPAAVQQERIWLKPGIWIGPVILAALLLAELLYVLFSHQSGAGIGQTTVGAKAVGISLFGPYLLVVELASMLLLAAAVTAFHLGRNEAKE, from the coding sequence ATGGAATTCGCTTTCTATTTCGCGTCAGGTGTTGCGGTGGTCTCCACGCTTCGTGTGGTGACCAATACCAACCCTGTGCACGCCCTGCTCTACCTGATCATTTCGCTGATTGCCGTGGCGATGACCTTCTTCAGCCTCGGCGCGCCGTTCGCCGGAGCCCTGGAAGTGATCGCCTACGCCGGCGCCATCATGGTGCTGTTCGTATTCGTGGTGATGATGCTCAACCTCGGTCCGGCTGCCGTCCAGCAAGAGCGTATCTGGCTCAAGCCGGGCATCTGGATCGGGCCGGTGATCCTCGCTGCCCTGCTGCTGGCCGAACTGCTGTACGTCCTGTTCAGCCACCAGAGCGGTGCCGGTATCGGTCAAACCACCGTAGGCGCCAAGGCCGTGGGCATCAGCCTGTTCGGTCCTTACCTGCTGGTGGTCGAACTCGCCTCGATGTTGCTGCTCGCCGCAGCCGTCACGGCGTTCCACTTGGGCCGCAACGAGGCGAAGGAGTAA
- the nuoH gene encoding NADH-quinone oxidoreductase subunit NuoH, translating into MSWFTPEVIDVILTVVKAIVILLAVVIAGALLSFVERRLLGWWQDRYGPNRVGPFGMFQIAADMLKMFFKEDWTPPFADKVIFTLAPVVAMSALLIAFAIIPITPTWGVADLNIGLLFFFAMAGLSVYAVLFAGWSSNNKFALLGSLRASAQTVSYEVFMGLALMGIVAQVGSFNMRDIVEYQAQNLWFIIPQFFGFCTFFIAGVAVTHRHPFDQPEAEQELADGYHIEYAGMKWGMFFVGEYIGIILISALLVTLFFGGWHGPFGILPQLSFVWFALKTAFFIMLFILLRASIPRPRYDQVMDFSWKFCLPLTLINLLVTAALVLYNAPAVAAQ; encoded by the coding sequence ATGAGTTGGTTTACCCCTGAAGTGATCGACGTGATCCTCACGGTCGTCAAGGCGATCGTCATCCTGCTGGCGGTGGTGATCGCCGGTGCGCTGCTGAGCTTCGTCGAACGTCGCCTGCTGGGCTGGTGGCAGGACCGCTACGGTCCGAACCGCGTTGGCCCGTTCGGCATGTTCCAGATCGCTGCCGACATGCTGAAGATGTTCTTCAAGGAAGACTGGACCCCGCCGTTCGCCGACAAGGTGATCTTCACCCTGGCACCGGTGGTGGCCATGAGCGCCCTGTTGATCGCCTTCGCGATCATCCCGATCACCCCGACCTGGGGTGTCGCGGACCTGAACATCGGCCTGCTGTTCTTCTTCGCCATGGCTGGCCTGTCGGTCTACGCGGTGCTGTTCGCCGGCTGGTCGAGCAACAACAAGTTCGCCCTGCTGGGCAGCTTGCGTGCCTCGGCCCAGACCGTGTCCTACGAAGTGTTCATGGGCCTGGCGCTGATGGGCATCGTGGCCCAGGTCGGTTCGTTCAACATGCGCGACATCGTCGAGTACCAGGCGCAGAACCTGTGGTTCATCATTCCGCAGTTCTTCGGCTTCTGTACCTTCTTCATCGCAGGCGTGGCCGTGACTCACCGTCACCCCTTCGACCAGCCCGAAGCGGAACAGGAACTGGCCGACGGTTACCACATTGAATATGCCGGCATGAAGTGGGGCATGTTCTTCGTTGGCGAATACATCGGCATCATCTTGATCTCGGCACTGCTGGTCACCCTGTTCTTCGGTGGCTGGCACGGTCCGTTCGGCATCCTGCCGCAACTGTCCTTCGTCTGGTTCGCTTTGAAAACCGCGTTCTTCATCATGCTGTTCATCCTGCTGCGCGCCTCGATCCCGCGCCCACGCTATGACCAGGTGATGGACTTCAGCTGGAAGTTCTGCCTGCCGCTGACCCTGATCAATTTGCTGGTGACCGCTGCGCTCGTGCTCTACAACGCGCCAGCCGTTGCGGCCCAGTGA
- the nuoK gene encoding NADH-quinone oxidoreductase subunit NuoK — MPTIPLEHGLAVAGILFCLGLVGLMVRRNILFVLMSLEVMMNASALAFIVAGARWAQPDGQVMFILVISLAAAEASIGLAILLQLYRRFHTLDIDAASEMRG, encoded by the coding sequence ATGCCTACTATCCCTCTCGAGCATGGGCTGGCGGTTGCCGGCATCCTGTTCTGCCTCGGTCTGGTCGGCCTGATGGTCCGCCGTAACATCCTCTTCGTGTTGATGAGCCTGGAAGTGATGATGAACGCCTCGGCACTGGCCTTCATCGTCGCTGGCGCCCGCTGGGCGCAGCCGGATGGACAAGTGATGTTCATCCTGGTGATCAGCCTGGCAGCCGCCGAGGCCAGTATTGGCCTGGCGATCCTGCTGCAGCTGTATCGCCGCTTCCACACTCTCGACATCGATGCTGCCAGTGAGATGCGCGGATGA